In Sandaracinaceae bacterium, the following proteins share a genomic window:
- a CDS encoding alpha/beta hydrolase — MLPSESPQRSALPALPLNSDVSPFSEGANERVAITPPTWTHRARAAMREVTRPLFVPEQWIRWQMRRAKLEAEVVTLPLGQMHVWVGPPGKPALLLLHGFGSDAMWQWHPQVVALSRHFRLFVPDLLYFGQSVGHGDDFSLECQVQTCLDLLDRYGVERAHAVGISFGGLVACEMASSHPERVERVVLSNSSGPEYLREDHQATLDHFGVSDMNELLLPQHPEEIRRLLSVAWHRPPPVPHFALVEAYQQMFTTHREEKAETMRQLVARIEAPEWEGRAIDKDVLLLWGEHDRVFTVPVAKRLRARAGARARLHVIANAAHSPNQERGREYNRVLLRFLRGKPMLAPRRRWA; from the coding sequence ATGCTGCCGAGCGAGTCCCCCCAGAGAAGCGCGCTCCCCGCCCTCCCCCTCAACTCCGACGTCAGCCCTTTCAGCGAAGGGGCCAACGAGCGCGTGGCCATCACGCCGCCCACGTGGACGCACCGCGCCCGCGCGGCCATGCGTGAGGTGACGCGCCCGCTGTTCGTGCCCGAGCAGTGGATCCGCTGGCAGATGCGCCGCGCCAAGCTCGAGGCCGAGGTGGTGACCTTGCCGCTCGGCCAGATGCACGTGTGGGTGGGCCCTCCGGGCAAGCCCGCGCTGCTCTTGCTGCACGGCTTCGGCAGCGACGCCATGTGGCAGTGGCACCCGCAGGTGGTCGCGCTCAGCCGCCACTTCCGCCTGTTCGTCCCAGACTTGCTCTACTTCGGGCAGAGCGTGGGCCACGGCGACGACTTCTCGCTCGAGTGCCAGGTGCAGACCTGCCTAGACCTGCTGGACCGCTACGGCGTCGAGCGCGCGCACGCGGTGGGCATCTCGTTCGGTGGGCTGGTGGCCTGCGAGATGGCGTCCAGCCACCCCGAGCGCGTGGAGCGCGTGGTGCTCTCCAACAGCTCGGGGCCCGAGTACCTGCGTGAAGATCACCAGGCCACGCTCGACCACTTCGGCGTGAGCGACATGAACGAGCTGCTGCTGCCGCAGCACCCGGAGGAGATCCGGCGCCTGCTCTCCGTGGCCTGGCACCGCCCGCCGCCCGTGCCGCACTTCGCGCTGGTGGAGGCCTACCAGCAGATGTTCACCACGCACCGTGAAGAGAAGGCCGAGACCATGCGGCAGCTGGTGGCGCGCATCGAGGCGCCCGAGTGGGAAGGCCGCGCCATCGACAAAGACGTGCTCCTGCTGTGGGGCGAGCACGACCGCGTGTTCACCGTGCCGGTGGCCAAGCGCCTGCGGGCCCGCGCCGGTGCGCGCGCGCGGCTGCACGTCATCGCCAACGCCGCGCACTCGCCCAACCAGGAGCGAGGCCGCGAGTACAACCGCGTGC
- a CDS encoding GNAT family N-acetyltransferase — MFTVERLGPSHLKQAHELFTMMAQVFEEERAVLPDEYVQRLLQRADLFILAAVEDGSMVGGLTAHVLPMTRTATSELFIYDLAVRVDHQRRGIGRALVEELHARGLAEGIDTSFVPADEEDTHALDFYRALGAEESPVRFFVFEP, encoded by the coding sequence ATGTTCACCGTGGAGAGGCTGGGTCCCAGCCACCTGAAGCAGGCGCACGAGCTGTTCACCATGATGGCGCAAGTGTTCGAGGAAGAGCGCGCGGTGCTCCCGGACGAGTACGTGCAGCGCCTCCTGCAGCGCGCGGACCTCTTCATCCTCGCAGCGGTCGAAGATGGTTCGATGGTCGGCGGGCTGACCGCGCACGTGTTGCCCATGACCCGCACCGCCACGTCGGAGCTGTTCATCTATGACCTGGCGGTGCGCGTCGATCACCAGCGCCGCGGCATCGGGCGTGCGCTGGTCGAAGAGCTCCACGCGCGCGGCCTGGCCGAGGGCATCGACACCAGCTTCGTCCCGGCCGACGAAGAAGACACCCACGCGCTCGACTTCTATCGGGCGCTCGGAGCCGAGGAGTCGCCTGTGCGCTTCTTCGTGTTCGAGCCCTAG
- a CDS encoding SDR family oxidoreductase, with protein sequence MKTVPNYPVGKNLLAGKTVLVTAAAGTGIGYATAQRCAEEGAAKMVISDIHERRLNEAAERVEAATGMKPGMVLCNVTKEEDVQNMFASAIEQMGHIDVLMNNAGLGGTKDVVDMTDDEWNVVLDVTLTGTFRCTRAALKHMYARKSGAIVNNASVLGWRAQKGQAHYAAAKAGVMAFTRCSAVEAADHNVRINAIAPSLAKHPFLVKVTTKELLEELESKEAYGRGAEPWEMANIMIFLASDYASYLTGEVISASSQRA encoded by the coding sequence ATGAAGACCGTTCCGAACTACCCCGTTGGCAAGAACCTCCTGGCCGGCAAGACCGTGCTCGTCACCGCCGCGGCGGGCACGGGCATTGGCTACGCCACCGCGCAGCGCTGCGCCGAGGAGGGCGCCGCCAAGATGGTGATCAGCGACATCCACGAGCGCCGCCTGAACGAGGCCGCCGAGCGCGTGGAGGCCGCCACCGGCATGAAGCCCGGCATGGTGCTCTGCAACGTCACCAAGGAAGAGGACGTGCAGAACATGTTCGCCTCGGCCATCGAGCAGATGGGCCACATCGACGTGCTCATGAACAACGCGGGCCTGGGCGGCACCAAGGACGTGGTGGACATGACCGACGACGAGTGGAACGTGGTGCTGGACGTGACCCTCACGGGCACCTTCCGCTGCACCCGCGCCGCTCTGAAGCACATGTACGCGCGCAAGAGCGGCGCCATCGTGAACAACGCCTCGGTGTTGGGCTGGCGCGCGCAGAAGGGGCAAGCGCACTACGCGGCGGCGAAGGCCGGTGTGATGGCGTTCACGCGTTGCTCGGCGGTGGAGGCCGCGGACCACAACGTGCGCATCAACGCGATTGCGCCGAGCCTGGCGAAGCACCCGTTCTTGGTGAAGGTGACGACCAAGGAGCTGCTCGAGGAGCTCGAGTCCAAGGAGGCGTATGGCCGCGGGGCCGAGCCTTGGGAGATGGCGAACATCATGATCTTCCTGGCGAGCGACTACGCGTCGTACCTGACCGGTGAGGTGATCTCGGCTTCGTCTCAGCGGGCTTGA
- a CDS encoding TetR family transcriptional regulator: MTDSGAKRGRQARGEATQREVLAATLRVLAREGARGVTHRAVAAEAGTSLRATTYYFESREVLLREALRYYAETAGSRIARLAKPIEPSEDMTRAAAGLLADIVLSDLLEDREGLISEYELVLHVGRQPDLEESYAAWQGRLESVLLAYASLAGSPCPSVDAQLVLATLRGIEIAALAAPSETPSRERLMVLFERLLAGLAA, encoded by the coding sequence ATGACGGACAGCGGAGCGAAGCGAGGCCGACAGGCGCGCGGTGAAGCCACGCAGCGCGAGGTGTTGGCGGCCACGCTCCGAGTCCTGGCGCGTGAGGGGGCCCGCGGCGTGACGCACCGAGCGGTGGCGGCCGAGGCGGGCACCTCCCTGCGCGCGACCACCTACTACTTCGAGTCCCGTGAGGTGCTGCTGCGCGAGGCGCTCCGCTACTACGCCGAGACGGCCGGCTCGCGCATCGCGCGCCTGGCGAAGCCCATCGAGCCGAGCGAGGACATGACGCGCGCCGCCGCGGGCCTGCTGGCAGACATCGTGCTCTCGGACCTCCTCGAAGACCGAGAGGGGCTCATCTCGGAGTACGAGCTGGTGCTGCACGTGGGGCGGCAGCCGGATCTCGAGGAGAGCTACGCGGCCTGGCAGGGGCGCCTCGAGTCCGTGCTGCTCGCGTATGCGTCGCTGGCCGGGTCCCCGTGCCCGTCGGTCGACGCCCAGCTGGTGCTCGCCACGCTGCGCGGAATCGAGATCGCCGCGCTGGCCGCCCCGTCGGAGACCCCCAGCCGCGAGCGGCTCATGGTGCTGTTCGAGCGCCTGCTCGCCGGACTCGCGGCCTGA
- a CDS encoding MBL fold metallo-hydrolase — MRPEDIAFGPRAFDVPTGRAPIRVSWLGTAGFCIEHDGYTVLIDPYVTRASLLACARAPLVSDADAVRRFAPKADAIVTGHTHFDHVLDVPAIARHTGAKVYGSRSCVHLCRIEGLPEHQVMDVESRRGQPTKVEVGPFELRFIPSVHAAFMLGRIPMPGDISDCDQIPLRTGHYRCGAVFGVDIRVAGKRLYHLGSADLLDAYPERDVDLLMMCVAGWTTTARFCPRVMGAIRPGAILLSHWDNFFAPMDAGAKALPAMQMPRLVEGLTAVDPSVRIGTVPLLGSVEL; from the coding sequence ATGCGTCCAGAAGACATCGCCTTCGGCCCCCGCGCGTTCGACGTCCCCACGGGGCGCGCGCCCATCCGCGTGAGCTGGCTGGGCACCGCGGGCTTCTGCATCGAGCACGACGGCTACACCGTGCTGATCGACCCCTACGTCACGCGCGCTTCGCTGCTGGCGTGTGCGCGCGCGCCGCTGGTGAGTGACGCCGACGCGGTGCGCCGCTTCGCGCCGAAGGCCGACGCCATCGTCACGGGGCACACGCACTTCGACCACGTGCTGGACGTGCCGGCCATCGCGCGCCACACCGGGGCCAAGGTGTATGGCTCGCGCTCGTGTGTGCACCTCTGCCGCATCGAGGGCCTGCCCGAGCACCAGGTGATGGACGTGGAGTCACGCCGCGGGCAGCCCACCAAGGTGGAGGTGGGACCGTTCGAGCTGCGCTTCATCCCCAGCGTGCACGCGGCCTTCATGCTGGGGCGCATCCCCATGCCGGGCGACATCTCGGACTGCGACCAGATCCCGCTGCGCACGGGGCACTACCGCTGCGGTGCCGTCTTCGGCGTGGACATCCGCGTGGCGGGCAAGCGGCTCTATCACCTGGGCAGCGCAGACCTCTTGGACGCGTACCCGGAGCGTGACGTGGACCTGCTGATGATGTGCGTGGCGGGCTGGACCACCACCGCGCGCTTCTGCCCGCGCGTGATGGGCGCGATCCGTCCGGGAGCCATCTTGCTGTCGCACTGGGACAACTTTTTCGCGCCCATGGACGCGGGCGCCAAGGCGCTGCCCGCCATGCAGATGCCGCGCCTGGTGGAGGGATTGACGGCCGTGGACCCAAGCGTGCGCATTGGCACCGTGCCGCTGCTGGGGAGCGTGGAACTGTGA
- a CDS encoding PIN domain-containing protein: MTFTVVYDANVLFPAPLRDLLVRIAISGAVRARWSSQILDECFRNILVRRPDLNEAALQRTRTLMNRAVRDALVTGHESLIAGLVLPDPGDRHVLAAAIHAGAEAVITFNLKDFPDATLGPLGIVARHPDDFLLDVMNAAPGAVIAAVSDQARALKSPPMSVSDLLDLLASQGLAQSVSSLRALVVAAL; this comes from the coding sequence GTGACGTTCACCGTCGTCTACGACGCGAACGTGTTGTTCCCCGCGCCACTGAGGGACCTGTTGGTTCGCATAGCGATCTCCGGCGCGGTCCGGGCGCGTTGGAGCAGCCAGATCCTCGATGAGTGCTTTCGCAACATCCTCGTGCGGCGCCCCGATCTGAACGAAGCGGCGCTCCAACGGACGCGAACGTTGATGAACCGCGCTGTGCGAGATGCTCTGGTGACAGGGCACGAGAGTCTGATCGCTGGCCTCGTTCTCCCCGATCCAGGTGACCGTCACGTGCTCGCCGCAGCGATTCACGCCGGCGCCGAGGCGGTGATCACCTTCAACCTGAAGGACTTCCCAGACGCCACACTCGGGCCGCTGGGCATCGTGGCACGTCACCCGGATGACTTTCTGCTCGACGTGATGAACGCAGCCCCAGGGGCTGTCATTGCAGCCGTGTCAGATCAGGCTCGAGCGCTCAAGAGTCCACCGATGTCGGTCTCCGACTTGCTGGACCTGCTTGCGTCCCAAGGGCTCGCGCAGTCCGTGTCGAGCCTCCGGGCGCTCGTTGTGGCCGCGCTCTGA
- a CDS encoding helix-turn-helix domain-containing protein → MPPTREPTMEASERARTALLRLEPLTLAERVETYVSVRSPTGEEVSVTLPSEAVSALIDVLGQIANGSAVTIVPMNAEVTTQQAADFLNVSRPFLIGQLDARAIPYRKVGTHRRVRMSDLLAYKERDDAERRAIADELSAEAQKLGLGY, encoded by the coding sequence ATGCCACCAACACGCGAACCAACCATGGAGGCATCCGAGCGCGCCCGCACTGCGCTGCTGCGCCTCGAGCCACTGACGCTGGCTGAGCGCGTGGAGACGTATGTCTCGGTCCGCTCTCCAACGGGTGAAGAGGTCTCGGTCACACTGCCGTCCGAGGCCGTGAGCGCCCTCATCGACGTTCTCGGGCAGATCGCCAACGGCAGCGCGGTGACCATCGTGCCGATGAACGCCGAGGTCACCACGCAGCAAGCCGCCGACTTCCTGAACGTGTCGCGCCCTTTCCTGATCGGGCAGCTGGACGCGCGCGCGATTCCCTACCGCAAGGTCGGCACTCACCGTCGCGTACGAATGTCGGACCTACTCGCCTACAAGGAGCGCGACGACGCCGAACGTCGTGCCATTGCCGACGAACTGTCGGCGGAAGCTCAGAAGCTCGGCCTCGGATACTGA
- a CDS encoding DUF1304 domain-containing protein → MLAAIATFFVAALHVLFMVFETFLWTTPKVRKRFGQTAEQAETTRVVAANQGVYNGALAAGIVWAQVSGELAARAMLLVFVVVVGVYGAASAKRSILFIQALPAAIALALGWANL, encoded by the coding sequence ATGCTCGCCGCCATCGCGACCTTCTTCGTTGCCGCGCTCCACGTGCTCTTCATGGTCTTCGAGACCTTCCTCTGGACCACGCCCAAGGTGCGGAAGCGCTTCGGTCAGACCGCCGAGCAGGCCGAGACCACGCGCGTGGTCGCCGCCAACCAGGGCGTCTACAACGGGGCGCTCGCGGCCGGCATCGTCTGGGCGCAAGTGAGCGGAGAACTCGCGGCCCGCGCCATGCTTCTGGTGTTCGTGGTGGTGGTGGGCGTGTACGGCGCCGCCTCGGCGAAGCGCTCCATCCTGTTCATCCAGGCGCTGCCGGCGGCCATCGCGCTCGCGCTGGGGTGGGCCAACCTCTAA
- a CDS encoding FAD-dependent oxidoreductase, translated as MANPEQPEASEKNAPDADVIVVGGGLSGMNAARRLTAKGQRVIVLEARDEVGGRTKTVEVNGHRFDVGGQWTGPGQPRMYALIDELGLTTTPTYAVGKRILDLRGAISTYSGTIPRVNPWTLIVAQFGIWKIDRLCAQVPKDNPWDCPRAVEWDGMTALDWAKRNLRNESVIAMVNGAVRVIFGMDLANLSFLHFLHYLHSGGGFEKLIASHDGQQDRWVAGGAQQLCTRMVPLAGTVHTSAPVRKITQDANGVQVVSDVGAFRAKRVVVTVPIALADRIQYEPPLPTMRDQMTQRSGMGATIKVLALYQDSFWRNAGLSGESVSTDLGTVTFDDTTPGGQAALLMFVTGSPARGWSERPAEERRRFVLDTLVRYFGERARTPTHYLENDWAVEPFILGAPIATFPPGTLSAFGPALRAPVGRIHWAGTETALESTGFMEGALESGDRVAAEVLRELRAQA; from the coding sequence ATGGCCAACCCCGAACAACCAGAAGCATCGGAAAAGAACGCGCCGGACGCCGACGTCATCGTCGTAGGAGGCGGCCTCTCGGGCATGAACGCCGCACGGCGCCTCACCGCCAAGGGCCAGCGCGTGATCGTGCTGGAGGCACGCGACGAGGTCGGCGGGCGAACCAAGACCGTGGAGGTCAACGGGCACCGCTTCGACGTGGGCGGCCAGTGGACGGGCCCGGGTCAACCGCGGATGTACGCGCTCATCGACGAGCTGGGCCTCACCACCACGCCCACCTACGCAGTGGGCAAGCGCATCCTCGACCTGCGTGGCGCGATCTCCACGTACTCGGGGACGATCCCGCGGGTCAATCCGTGGACGCTGATCGTGGCGCAGTTTGGCATCTGGAAGATCGACCGCCTGTGCGCGCAGGTCCCCAAGGACAACCCGTGGGACTGCCCGCGCGCCGTGGAGTGGGACGGCATGACCGCGCTCGACTGGGCCAAGCGCAACCTGCGCAACGAGTCGGTGATCGCGATGGTGAACGGCGCGGTCCGCGTGATCTTCGGCATGGACCTGGCCAACCTCTCGTTCCTGCACTTCCTCCACTACCTGCACTCGGGCGGTGGCTTCGAGAAGCTGATCGCGTCGCACGATGGGCAGCAGGACCGCTGGGTGGCTGGCGGCGCGCAGCAGCTGTGCACGCGCATGGTGCCGCTCGCGGGCACAGTGCACACGTCGGCGCCGGTGCGGAAGATCACGCAGGACGCCAACGGGGTGCAGGTGGTGAGCGACGTGGGGGCGTTCCGCGCCAAGCGCGTGGTCGTGACGGTGCCCATCGCGCTCGCCGATCGCATCCAGTACGAGCCGCCGCTCCCCACCATGCGGGACCAGATGACGCAGCGCTCGGGCATGGGCGCCACCATCAAGGTGCTGGCTCTCTACCAGGACAGCTTCTGGCGAAACGCAGGGCTGTCGGGAGAGTCGGTGTCCACCGACCTCGGCACTGTCACGTTCGACGACACCACCCCGGGTGGCCAGGCGGCGCTGCTGATGTTCGTGACGGGCTCGCCCGCGAGAGGCTGGTCCGAGCGCCCCGCGGAGGAGCGTCGTCGCTTCGTGCTCGACACCCTGGTCCGCTACTTCGGGGAGCGCGCGCGGACCCCCACGCACTACCTGGAGAACGACTGGGCGGTGGAGCCCTTCATCTTGGGCGCGCCCATCGCGACCTTTCCGCCCGGCACGCTCTCGGCTTTCGGCCCTGCGCTGCGAGCGCCCGTGGGCCGCATCCACTGGGCGGGCACGGAGACGGCGCTCGAGTCCACGGGCTTCATGGAAGGCGCGCTCGAGTCGGGCGACCGCGTGGCGGCCGAGGTGCTGCGCGAGCTGCGCGCCCAGGCGTGA